AAGTAAAAACTTAGAAAAATTAACGCCATTAATGATTCAATCTGTTACGGGTTGGGACTTTATTCTTGAGTCTTTATTTAGTACTATTATACCGCAAAGTTGATAAATTTTAAGTTAAGAAATATACCATGTATTTTTAGCAATTTTATTTCCATTTGATATTACTACCTTTACTCGTAATTTAGCAATAGATATTGAGATGAATCTGCGCAAAATCTGCTCATTTGAATTAATGAAACGAATTAGGGTAGAAAATATCGATTCTTGGTTGAGTAGTTTTCTTAAAAGCGAAGGTATTACTACGCAAATTGTTTACGATGACACGCTTAAATCTTTGTGGGAACGAGCTTATACTACCGCACCTAGTTCTCTTTCCTTCCCTCTATCTTTTTATCAAGATGAGTGGAAAGAGGTAATCCAATCTCATAATATTACTAGCCTCAAGGATTATTTTAATGTGTCTCGGGTGGGAAGGGGTACTGGTCTTAAGCGGATCGAAAGAGCGGCGATTTGGCGGGTGTTTGAAGAATACCGGGATCTTCTTCAACAAAAGGGTTGGAAGGAAAAGGAGGACGCGCTACGGGATGCTTACAGTATCCTTAAGAGTAAGCCGAGTAATATTCTTCCTTTTCGGGCGATTATCGTCGATGAAGCTCAAGATATGAGTGAAGGTGTTTTTACTTTGTTACGCGCTATGGTTCCTGCTGATCAAGGGGGGAATGATTTGTTTATCGTGGGCGATCCACATCAGCGCATTTATGGACAAAAGGTTGTCCTCAGTCACTGTGGTATTGCGATCCGTGGTCGCTCCCATAAACTCAATATCAACTATCGTACTACCGAACAAATTCGCCGTTGGGCAACCTCTATCTTAGATGGTATTGATTTTGATGACCTCGATGGAGAATCAGACAATCTTAAGGGTTATTGTTCTCTACTTCGAGGAGAGGATCCTTTAATTCAAGGTTTTTCTTCTTTTGAGGAGGAGGTAAAGTTTTTACAGCAACAAATCAACGCTATAGCTGAAAATACTCCCCTAGCTAGTATTTGTTTAGTATTAAGAACTAACCAGCTTGTGGAGCGTTATCGCCACGCTTTAGGGGAATATAATATATCTACCCAGACGATCCTGACGAATGAATCTGATAATCAATCTTTACCTGGTCTTCGCGTCGCTACTATGCACCGGGTTAAGGGATTACAATTTGAACATGTTTTCCTACCTGCTTTGAATAGAGGTACTGTTCCTTTGAAAAATGTCTTAGATAACTCTTCTGATTTAACCGCTCGTCAAGATAAATTGGCTCTAGAACGTTCTTTAATCCACGTCGCCGCTACTAGGGCTAAACGGTCGGTTACCATTACTTATTATGGTGTAAAGAGCGATTTTTTAAAGTTTTAGTTCACGAGCTAAATTAGCATTGAGAATCCAACAATCTTGATTTATGAGTAACGTTTCATAGGCTTTAATTAGGTCCTCTCTTGCTTGTTCGGCTAATTTTTCAGAAACTTTAAAAGAATCCTCAATTTGACTTATATCTTGTCTAGTTGGTAATAATCTCTCAATAATATTTTTAAAAGCTTTTTGCCTGTTTTCTATTAACTCTTCGGTTGTGAAGATTGCTGCTGCTTTATAAGTGTCCAATACTGTAATCTTTCCATCGCCATCTAAATCCTTAGGATATGCAATATGCAAAAGAAAGAAAAAAAGAAAAAGATTAGCACACCAATTCTTGACACAAGAAAACTCTTCAAATTGGGGTAGCCCTTCTATGTCAATTGTTACACTAATGCTATATGTAAGATTTGCAGCCCCTATTATACATAGTTCAGGTGATATAACTGTTCCAGTTTGAGGATCCTTGCTTTTTGCTTCCAAAAAATTAAAAGTACCTGCAAAGCATTGTCCTAAAACAACTAAAGCATACTCTAATTCAGGATTTTTTTTAAGAATGCTAAGAAACTGATAGGGAAGCATAGGAGGATTTGTATCAATACCTTTATCACTCCCATGTCCTGTAACTATGATTACTAGATTCTTTGGATTTTTTTCTGAAAGTTTACTCTCAATTGAAGAGGTTCGATAAATATTTACATCTGAAGGAAATTTGTCCGTTAAGTTAGATTCTAAGTCTTTAAGTTGATCTATAAAAAGCAATATGTTTATAGATGGAAAACGTCGATGCCGTAAACAACTGACACCGAAACTGATATCATTTACGAAACGGTCTTCATCGGACCCGCTAATAAAAGCCCAAATTGTTTTATTATCATCTAATAGTTGCAAAGCTAAACTAAGATTTTAAACTAAGGTTACGAACAATGATAGGGGCAAAAACATCATTAAATACTATTTTTTCTTTAATGTTGATTTTATCGTTCTCTAAATTCTCAAAATCCACAGGTTCCCCATCCACAGGTTCCCCATCACTTTTGAGCAAAAACACTTTTGTAGCATTAATTCTAAGTAAATAGGCTACGTCAGGTTTGCCTGAAATCTCAACCCGATAAAGTGTATACCGTCCCATACTGATGAGACTGGAAACATCATCTGGAAGTTTATTAAGTTTATCTTTAGAAATAGGTATGGTTGAAACCATAAAAGCCTCCCGACAGATTGCTGACCTGTCTCTTGTTATTTTGTTTGAATTAAGATTCATATCATATCATTAATAATGTCACAGTCAATAAAAATGCAACATTTATGAAAATAATTTAACACTCCCCACTCTAAAGCGATAAGGATTCTTGCCTCACTGAATCAACTTGTAGTAAAATCTTGCTATTAATAATTTTGTTTTCTATCATGACTGAGAACGATACCCCTAACCCTTCCGAGCATTCTGCAAACACATCAAACGAAGTTACACATATAGGCATATTAGTAGTACATGGAATCGGAGAACAATGTCAGTTTGAAGCCTTAGAGGGAGTCGCTAGAAGCTTAGTTTTAGCTTTAGAAGATGAGTACTCTCGCCTACAATCAGAAATTTATGTAGATATTAATAAGCGTGATCTCGGTCCTTTCGGAGCAAAACAGCAAACATGGGATGGTAATGGACGAGCGCCAATTATCATTAAAATTAAATATTCTATTGTAAACAGAGAAATTTGGCTGCATTTGCAAGAGGTTTGGTGGGCTGATCTTGATCCTCCCAATGATTTTAAAAAGTTTTTGGATTTTTGGCGCTGGGGACTATCTTTATGGAATACTCGTGGATATATTAAAGGACCAATTCTAAGTAATTATGGGGATACTTTATTTAGATTAAAATCTCCGCTACAGAAGAATAGTTCTGGAGAAAATAAAATCACTTTTTTTGCCAGAGTTGAATACTTCGGTATTGCCCTATTACTATTAATATTACAGCCAATTTTATATTTTGTAAATTATATTTTACAGTTTATTTGGGGAAATATAAATCTCAATATATTTTCTCAATATATGGGCAAGGTTAAACTATATCAACAGGAAGGTAAAAAAGGAAAAGGTTATCTCCAAGATTTAAATGAACCACCTCGCTATAGTATTCGTCGTCGTATGATCAAAGGTTTAGTACAAATGGCAACTGGAAACTATGATCGCTGGTATATTTTGGCTCATAGTTTGGGTTCTATTGTTGCTTTTAATGGTTTATCTCAGCCAGAGCAACGTCTGGCAAATTATTTGGATGAAGCAATATGGCAACTGGCTGTCGAAAAGAATTTAACTAAAATAGAAAACAATAATATTAATCATCGTGGTGTTAAGCCTTCAAGACCACCATGGTTAAACAAAGATAACCTAATTTGTCGACAAAAGCTTTTTAAAAATTTAAGAGGTCTAGTGACTTATGGAGCACCTTTTCGACATTTTGTCGATCTTTGGCCTATGATTCCTTTAAGCCACACACACACCAATGCTTTTCCTGATAAATTTCAATGGTTAAATGTTTACGATCCATCTGATCCAGTAGCTACACAAGCTGAATCACTATTTCCAGATAATAACCAATTAGAACAACCAGAGATTCGTCCTATTGATATACCATATAAGGCTAATAAGCTTCATCTTTTCTCTCACATTGAATATTTGAGCTATCGTTCTGATGATGATACTTTGATCAAAAGACTCTTAAATTGGATAATTAATGAAAATAATAATCAAGAAAATGGTTGGATTAAGTATTACGATAATACTGATGATAGACCATTTAATTTATCTTCAAAAAGATGGTTAGATAAGGATCAGACTATTTTATGGAAAAATAATCAATATTTTCGCTTACGGCTCTTACGATATTTTACTTGGTGGTTTTTAACTATTATTTTTGGTTATCTGGTATTTATTGTATTACATTTATTCTTAAAATCTTTGGAATATAATCTGCCTTTAATTGGAACTATACTTTTTTTTAGCTGTATTCCTGTTTTGGCCGGTTTATGTAAACGTTTGTTTGGGCAAGATTCATCCGAAGTAAGGATAAAAGAATATCTTGAAGATCAGGCTAATAAAAAATTCATTTTGGATGAAATTGTA
This sequence is a window from Gloeocapsa sp. PCC 73106. Protein-coding genes within it:
- a CDS encoding 3'-5' exonuclease; translated protein: MTTFTRNLAIDIEMNLRKICSFELMKRIRVENIDSWLSSFLKSEGITTQIVYDDTLKSLWERAYTTAPSSLSFPLSFYQDEWKEVIQSHNITSLKDYFNVSRVGRGTGLKRIERAAIWRVFEEYRDLLQQKGWKEKEDALRDAYSILKSKPSNILPFRAIIVDEAQDMSEGVFTLLRAMVPADQGGNDLFIVGDPHQRIYGQKVVLSHCGIAIRGRSHKLNINYRTTEQIRRWATSILDGIDFDDLDGESDNLKGYCSLLRGEDPLIQGFSSFEEEVKFLQQQINAIAENTPLASICLVLRTNQLVERYRHALGEYNISTQTILTNESDNQSLPGLRVATMHRVKGLQFEHVFLPALNRGTVPLKNVLDNSSDLTARQDKLALERSLIHVAATRAKRSVTITYYGVKSDFLKF